In Tribolium castaneum strain GA2 chromosome 4, icTriCast1.1, whole genome shotgun sequence, one DNA window encodes the following:
- the gb gene encoding Y+L amino acid transporter 2: protein MPSNNTKVVKSPTENMLLSPAETPSQVVPEKVKMKKQLGLLEGVAIILGIIFGSGIFISPKGIIQEVNSVGFSLVVWVLCGLLSMIGALCYAELGTTIPKSGGDYAYIYEAFGPLPSFLYLWAANLIFVPTTNAIMGLTFAKYVIQPFFRSCDLPEDGATVVAACTICFLTFLNGYNVKATTRVQNVFMFCKIGALVLVIIIGVVWMGFGHVENFQRPFEGTTTNVGKMSKAFYSGIFSYSGWNYLNFMTEELKNPYVNLPRAIYLSIPLVTLIYVLANMAYLSVLTPDAMISSDAIAVTFGNNVLGSWAWIIPVMVAISAFGGLSVHIMTSSRMLYVGARNGHFPTMLSHLNIQKCSPMPSLAFLNILSLFMLCTNDIHTLITYCTIVESFFVMLSVSGLLYLRWKKPEIARPIKVNIVVPIIFVLICLFLIILPCFEAPYEVLGGVLITLSGVPVYFRAVRQNKPLLPQSFMAKMTEICQKIFISAHEDEDVEE from the exons ATGCCTTCAAACAATACCAAAGTAGTGAAATCACCAACAGAAAACATGCTCCTATCACCCGCCGAAACCCCATCTCAGGTGGTGCCAGAAAAAGTCAAAATGAAGAAGCAGTTAGGCTTGCTTGAAGGAGTCGCGATTATTTTGGGGATCATATTTGGGTCAG GGATTTTTATTTCGCCAAAGGGGATAATCCAGGAAGTAAATTCAGTCGGATTCTCGCTAGTTGTGTGGGTTCTTTGTGGATTATTATCAATGATTGGGGCCCTGTGTTATGCCGAGTTGGGCACAACTATACCCAAATCAGGGGGCGACTATGCCTACATCTATGAGGCTTTCGGCCccttaccttcatttttgtatttgtgggcggcaaacttaatttttgt ACCCACAACTAACGCAATCATGGGCCTCACGTTTGCCAAATACGTGATTCAACCTTTCTTCCGCTCGTGCGATTTACCAGAGGATGGAGCCACAGTTGTGGCCGCTTGTACAATTT GCTTCCTTACTTTTTTGAACGGTTATAACGTGAAAGCCACCACGAGGGTGCAAAATGTGTTcatgttttgcaaaattgggGCGCTTGTACTTGTCATTATTATTGGGGTCGTGTGGATGGGCTTTGGACACGTGGAGAATTTTCAGAGGCCCTTTGAGGGAACGACTACCAACGTGGGCAAAATGTCCAAAGCTTTCTACTCGGGAATTTTCTCATACTCGGGCTG gaattatttgaattttatgaCGGAGGAACTGAAGAATCCTTacgt taatctTCCACGAGCAATTTATCTTTCAATACCTCTAGTTACACTGATTTATGTTTTGGCAAACATGGCCTATTTGTCAGTCCTAACACCGGACGCTATGATATCTTCAGATGCCATAGCTGTG aCTTTTGGTAACAATGTGTTGGGGAGCTGGGCTTGGATTATCCCAGTGATGGTCGCGATCTCGGCCTTTGGAGGCCTCAGTGTTCACATCATGACATCCTCACGCATGTTGTATGTGGGTGCCAGAAATGGCCACTTTCCCACAATGCTCTCTCATTTGAACATTCAAAAGTGTTCACCAATGCCTTCGCTCGCATTTCTT AACATCCTTTCTCTCTTCATGCTGTGCACTAACGACATCCATACACTTATCACGTACTGCACTATTGTGGAATCATTTTTCGTCATGTTGTCCGTGTCGGGACTTTTGTACTTGAGGTGGAAGAAACCAGAAATCGCAAGACCAATCAAAGTCAATATCGTAGTTCCAATTATCTTCGTCTTAATTTGTCTGTTTCTTATCATTTTACCGTGTTTTGAAGCTCCCTATGAGGTGTTAGGGGGCGTGTTAATCACCTTGTCGGGAGTACCTGTTTATTTTAGGGCCGTCAGACAAAATAAGCCTTTATTACCGCAAAGCTTCATGG CCAAAATGACTGAAAtatgtcaaaaaatatttatttctgcTCATGAGGATGAAGACGTGGAggagtaa
- the Vha14-1 gene encoding V-type proton ATPase subunit F: protein MALHSAMKGKLISVIGDEDTCVGFLLGGVGEINKNRHPNFLVVDKGTPVSEIEECFKRFMKRDDIDIILINQNIAELIRHVIDGHTSPIPAVLEIPSKDHPYDASKDSILRRAKGMFNPDEMM, encoded by the exons atggctTTACATTCTGCTATGAAAGGGAAATTGATATCCGTGATCGGAGACGAG GATACTTGCGTTGGATTTCTTTTGGGTGGAGTTGGAGAAATCAACAAGAACCGCCACCCCAATTTCTTGGTGGTTGATAAAG GCACACCAGTCAGTGAAATTGAGGAGTGCTTCAAAAGATTTATGAAGAGAGACgatattgatattattttgattaatcAGAATATTGCTGAATTGATTAGGCATGTGATTGATGGACACACTTCACCAATCCCTGCTGTCTTGGAAATTCCGTCAAAGGACCATCCATATGATGCCAGCAAGGACTCCATCCTCCGACGCGCAAAG ggAATGTTCAATCCTGACGAAATGatgtaa